In a genomic window of Helianthus annuus cultivar XRQ/B chromosome 10, HanXRQr2.0-SUNRISE, whole genome shotgun sequence:
- the LOC110885175 gene encoding squamosa promoter-binding-like protein 9 — protein MDMGGGGSSSSSESQLLKIGLKFGKKIYFEDVGVGDEVKSEGGLSPVRAGGGPQKKGRTVAQGGSGQGGYGPQPPRCQVEGCNLDLSDAKTYYSRHKVCGAHSKTAKVIVNGLEQRFCQQCSRFHQLPEFDQGKRSCRRRLAGHNERRRKPTSGTLLSARYGSLPSSIFENNGNSGGFVMDFSSCSRGRVHWPNTRGPPTATTKLPPLPWQSNLDNPPPYINPNVPPGPGGCFNGVQDSNCALSLLSNHSSASRNQALTHEYYVNPHPDAGTGAHMVQPPTGTMVQGQGHFSTGWAYDTDEAHLGLGQISQSSGYSGELGLGQQGGRRYDSSVDHIDWSL, from the exons ATGGATATGGGTGGTGGTGGTTCTAGTTCTTCTTCCGAGTCACAGCTGCTGAAAATCGGTTTGAAATTTGGGAAAAAAATCTACTTTGAGGATGTGGGTGTTGGAGATGAGGTGAAATCGGAAGGTGGGTTGTCTCCAGTGAGGGCTGGTGGTGGGCCCCAGAAGAAGGGGAGGACTGTGGCTCAAGGTGGTTCGGGTCAGGGGGGTTATGGGCCACAGCCACCAAGGTGCCAGGTGGAAGGGTGTAACCTGGATCTGAGTGATGCTAAGACATACTATTCAAGGCATAAGGTGTGTGGTGCTCATTCGAAAACAGCTAAGGTTATTGTTAATGGGCTTGAGCAGAGGTTTTGCCAACAGTGTAGCAG GTTCCATCAACTACCCGAGTTTGATCAGGGGAAAAGAAGCTGTCGCAGACGGTTGGCTGGGCACAATGAACGTAGAAGGAAGCCAACATCTGGAACTCTGCTATCTGCTCGCTATGGAAGTCTCCCCTCCTCTATTTTTG AAAACAATGGTAATTCTGGAGGCTTTGTGATGGACTTTTCATCATGCTCAAGAGGGAGGGTTCACTGGCCTAACACAAGAGGACCGCCTACTGCCACCACGAAACTGCCGCCACTTCCATGGCAGAGCAACTTGGACAACCCGCCACCTTACATCAATCCAAACGTGCCACCTGGACCCGGAGGATGTTTTAACGGAGTTCAAGATTCCAATTGTGCTCTCTCTCTTCTGTCAAATCACTCATCAGCTTCAAGAAACCAGGCCTTGACCCATGAGTACTACGTCAATCCTCATCCTGATGCTGGTACAGGTGCACACATGGTTCAACCACCAACTGGGACCATGGTTCAGGGTCAGGGTCACTTCTCAACGGGTTGGGCTTACGACACTGATGAAGCCCATTTGGGTTTGGGTCAAATCTCACAGTCTAGCGGCTACTCTGGTGAGCTCGGACTCGGTCAACAGGGTGGGAGGCGATATGACTCATCTGTTGACCATATTGACTGGTCACTTTAA